One Myxococcaceae bacterium JPH2 genomic window, CGCCAGCGCGGGAGCAATGCGTGCGAGTGTCATGTTGACTCCTTTCAGCGCGGGACTCTTAGCAAGAGGCGATCCGTCGCCCAGCGATGCATCGAGTTCAGCAGTTTCAAGCTCTTGGACGACGACTGAGACATTGCAAGGCAGGTGTGTGGGGGGCGCTCCCCAGTGAGAGCGAGGGGGAGACCCCACACCTTCACGGCGTCAGATTCCGAGCACGAAGTCCTCGGGCACGAAGCGAACGGTGCCCGCGGGGGTGCGTCCGTCCTGGGTGCTGTAGCGGAAGTCCTGGATGAAGAGCGAGCCAATGCCCGCGCCGCGCGGATCATTGTCCCGGCCGACTTGCAGGTACAGGTAGACCTCGTTGGTGCCGGCCGGGATGCGGACCCCGGGGATGACGGGGTTGGGGCGCTCGAGCGTGGGGACCAGCGAGACGTTCTCCGCGCGGGCGCGGTAGCACGGGCGATTGTCCACCGAGGGCGCGGCCTCTTTCAGTGAGTAGCCGTAGCCGCGGTCGCGGTGGAAGTCGAGGTCGGCGCTGAGCGGATCCGAGTGTGCCTCCACCTCTTGCACGTTGGTGAGGCCATCGCGGTCGCTGTCCTGGAGGTCCTCGGGGACGAGCGGATTCGTATGAGACAGCGCCTCCACCAGGTCCGGCAGGCCGTCGCCGTCCGTGTCGCCCATGCAGGGGTTGGTGCCCAGCACGCGCTCCTCGCAGGTGTTGAGGCGGTCGCCGTCCTCGTCCAGGTTCACGTTGCAGCCGTTGATGATGTCCACCTTGAGCGGATCCAACCCCATGCGCAGCTCGATGCCGTCCATGAGGCCGTCCTGGTCCGTGTCCGGCTGCGTGGGGTCCAACCCCATGGCGCGCTCGTCGTCGTCCGACACGCCGTCACCGTCGCTGTCCGGCATCAGCTGACCGTCGCGCACCTGCACGTTGCGGTTGAAGGCGAAGAAGCGCTTGAGCTTCAGCGCGTTGTTGAGCGGCGCGTAGTTGAGCGAGCCCAGCGCGGAGGGCAGGCCCGCGATGTCCGTCTCGATGGGCTCGCTGCCGCTGGCCTTGGCGATGACGGCCACCTCCGCGCGCGTCACCGGATCCGGCGTGGCGCCGCGCACATAGATGGGCTGCACGGAGACCTCGCCCGCGCTGTACTGCTCGGTGAGCGCCTTGAGTTCTCCGGTGGCCGCCGTCAGCTCGCACTTGCTGCACTCGGCATCACACAGGCGCTGCGCCGCGGGGCTCTCACCGCAGTTGGCGCCGCTGCGCAGGGCCTTGCAGCGCGAGTCGATGCCCTCGTTGAAGCCGGGGTTGGCGCAGCTCAGGTCCTCGCTGCGAACCACGAGGCCCACCACGTAGCGCGTGCGCGCCACCGCGCCGCGACACGACGTCTGCATGTCGCCGGACAGCAAGCTCTTGGAGAGCTTCAGCGCGGAGCGGATGCTGTTGGGCCCCGACTCCTGGTAGCTGGAGTAGCGCGGCAGCACCTCCTGGAAGCTGGAGGCATCCGTGAAGCTGCCTTGAATGCCCGTGGCGAACGTGTGGTACGCGACGAGCCCGAAGGAGATGTACGGGCCGGAGAAGCGACTGGTGAGCGAGGCGAGCCCATCCGTCGCGAAGCCCACCATCTCCGTCTCCACGCCCGCGCCGCCCTGCAACGCGAAGAGTGCCTTGACGGGGAACGCGTCGCCGCCCGCCACCGGGACGCAGATGTCGCCCTCGAACGCGGCGCGGTCCTTGGCGCCGCCAGCGCGACCCTCGAGCGCGTACAGCCCCGCGTCGGAGCAGGACAACAAGCACAGGACTGGAACGAAGAGCGGAGCAGCCCGCGAGAGTGCGCGCATCACTGGGATTGTAGACCTCAGGCCCCCGAGGTGACGCAAGTCACGCCGTGGAAACCCATGACCGGCACGCAGCGGG contains:
- a CDS encoding calcium-binding protein, with product MRALSRAAPLFVPVLCLLSCSDAGLYALEGRAGGAKDRAAFEGDICVPVAGGDAFPVKALFALQGGAGVETEMVGFATDGLASLTSRFSGPYISFGLVAYHTFATGIQGSFTDASSFQEVLPRYSSYQESGPNSIRSALKLSKSLLSGDMQTSCRGAVARTRYVVGLVVRSEDLSCANPGFNEGIDSRCKALRSGANCGESPAAQRLCDAECSKCELTAATGELKALTEQYSAGEVSVQPIYVRGATPDPVTRAEVAVIAKASGSEPIETDIAGLPSALGSLNYAPLNNALKLKRFFAFNRNVQVRDGQLMPDSDGDGVSDDDERAMGLDPTQPDTDQDGLMDGIELRMGLDPLKVDIINGCNVNLDEDGDRLNTCEERVLGTNPCMGDTDGDGLPDLVEALSHTNPLVPEDLQDSDRDGLTNVQEVEAHSDPLSADLDFHRDRGYGYSLKEAAPSVDNRPCYRARAENVSLVPTLERPNPVIPGVRIPAGTNEVYLYLQVGRDNDPRGAGIGSLFIQDFRYSTQDGRTPAGTVRFVPEDFVLGI